One region of Triticum aestivum cultivar Chinese Spring chromosome 6B, IWGSC CS RefSeq v2.1, whole genome shotgun sequence genomic DNA includes:
- the LOC123138866 gene encoding protein PRRC1: protein MPRAAATATGVVAKPKPRKPRALPSKPPNALTQSIPGPPLRRRDIWLYPLSLPPEVKVSSSTRSRPPIPAAAGEGVFVILALPSALAAVTVVRAHRHAARAPQPPSIPAATGVAAANSSDADLSPSAALTPALHHVPSPFSGRRRSFSLPQSPFSRSISRMPVSAERHRLGHISPSAAGRWKLSLLEKGLSAAEVSVYLDLGEWVVVIVMQQRNQRWPLGGDERLEMDATTVVAKLGA from the exons atgccgcgcgcggcggcCACCGCGACTGGCGTCGTGGCCAAGCCGAAGCCGAGGAAGCCGAGGGCGCTGCCATCGAAGCCACCAA atgccctaacccaATCCATCCCCGGACCCCCCCTCCGCCGCCGCGACATCTGGCTCTATCCCCTGTCCCTCCCGCCGGAAGTGAAGGTGTCCTCATCCACGCGCTCCCGACCCCCCATCCCTGCTGCCGCCGGTGAAGGTGTGTTCGTCATCCTCGCGCTCCCCTCGGCCCTCGCTGCTGTCACGGTCGTCCGTGCACACCGCCATGCGGCCCGTGCCCCTCAACCCCCTTCCATCCCGGCCGCCACCGGGGTCGCGGCTGCCAATAGCTCCGACGCCGACCTCAGTCCGTCCGCCGCCCTAACCCCCGCCCTCCACCACGTCCCCAGCCCCTTCTCCGGCCGTCGCCGCTCCTTTTCTCTCCCGCAAAGTCCCTTCTCCAGATCCATCAGCCGCATGCCCGTTTCTGCAGAGCGGCATCGCCTTGGCCATATCTCTCCAAGCGCTGCAGGCCGGTGGAAGTTGTCTTTGCTTG AAAAGGGATTGAGTGCTGCTGAAGTTAGTGTTTACTTAG ATTTGGGTGAATGGGTTGTTGTCATCGTGATGCAACAGAGGAATCAGCGCTGGCCACTAGGAGGAGATGAGAGGCTTGAGATGGATGCTACGACGGTGGTGGCAAAGTTAGGAGCTTGA